Proteins encoded together in one Hymenobacter monticola window:
- a CDS encoding bifunctional metallophosphatase/5'-nucleotidase, translated as MKRREFLRNSLLGTAGLTVLGGLTNSAEAAKAPLKLTILHTNDMHSRIEPFPDNGGQWAGMGGMARRAALIKDIRSKEPNVLLLDSGDIFQGTPYFNFFGGELEYKLMSQMQYDASTLGNHDFDNGLEGLQKQLPHATFPFLIANYDFSKTPLAGRFAPYKVFEKQGLRIGVFGIGIELSGLVADKNFGQTVYLDPVAKAKEMVTQLRGPERCDLVICLSHLGYKYDNAKLDDRKLAAQVSGIDLILGGHTHTFMDAPEPITSPDGHATLINQVGWSGINLGRLDYEFSPKTKRAGLAQAAVLPVREIIG; from the coding sequence ATGAAGCGCCGCGAATTCCTCCGCAATTCTCTCCTTGGCACCGCTGGCCTCACTGTGCTCGGCGGCCTCACCAACTCGGCCGAGGCCGCTAAGGCCCCGCTCAAGCTCACCATTCTGCACACCAACGACATGCACTCGCGCATCGAGCCCTTTCCCGACAACGGCGGGCAGTGGGCCGGCATGGGCGGCATGGCGAGGCGCGCGGCCCTCATCAAGGACATCCGCAGCAAGGAACCTAACGTGCTGCTGCTCGACTCGGGCGACATCTTCCAAGGCACGCCCTACTTCAACTTCTTCGGCGGCGAGCTGGAATACAAGCTCATGAGCCAGATGCAGTACGACGCCAGCACCCTTGGCAACCACGACTTCGACAACGGCCTTGAAGGCTTGCAGAAGCAGCTGCCCCACGCCACTTTTCCCTTCCTCATCGCCAACTACGACTTCTCGAAAACGCCCCTGGCCGGTCGTTTTGCTCCTTACAAGGTGTTTGAGAAGCAAGGTCTGCGCATTGGCGTGTTTGGCATCGGCATTGAGCTGAGCGGCCTCGTGGCCGACAAGAATTTCGGCCAAACGGTCTATCTTGACCCCGTGGCCAAAGCCAAGGAAATGGTGACGCAGCTGCGCGGCCCCGAGCGCTGCGACCTCGTTATTTGCCTCTCGCACCTCGGCTACAAGTACGACAACGCCAAGCTCGACGACCGCAAGCTGGCCGCCCAGGTGTCGGGCATCGACCTCATCCTGGGCGGGCACACCCACACGTTCATGGACGCGCCCGAGCCCATCACCAGTCCCGACGGCCACGCCACGCTCATCAATCAGGTGGGCTGGTCGGGCATCAACCTGGGCCGGCTCGACTACGAGTTTTCGCCCAAAACCAAGCGCGCGGGGCTGGCGCAGGCGGCAGTGCTGCCGGTGCGCGAAATAATTGGCTAG
- a CDS encoding 5'-nucleotidase C-terminal domain-containing protein encodes MPTLALALATGCQRAPYAPTAHFAPVTSQPVGKTQPEDPTAAALIAPYHDKVVAQMTEVLGTAPAGLTKAPGENPLSNFVADLQRTRASQELKQPIALGVMTNGGLRAGFAPGPVTLGSVFELMPFENELVVLDAPGPVVQQLFDYAAHNKMAVSGATYTITFDGMPKDIRIGGQPFDVNENRTYPIAISDYLATGGDNMPFFKTIVPRHTNVLLRTAIADHIRALTKAGQPVAARIEGRVRAN; translated from the coding sequence GTGCCGACTTTGGCCCTGGCCCTCGCCACCGGCTGCCAGCGCGCGCCCTACGCGCCCACGGCGCATTTCGCGCCCGTCACCAGCCAGCCGGTGGGCAAAACCCAGCCCGAGGACCCCACCGCTGCGGCCCTCATCGCGCCCTACCACGACAAAGTGGTGGCCCAGATGACCGAAGTGCTCGGCACGGCCCCGGCGGGCCTCACCAAAGCCCCTGGCGAAAACCCGCTGTCTAATTTCGTAGCTGACTTGCAGCGCACCCGCGCCAGCCAGGAGCTCAAGCAGCCCATTGCCTTGGGCGTGATGACCAACGGCGGCCTGCGCGCCGGCTTCGCGCCGGGGCCCGTTACGCTGGGCTCGGTGTTCGAGCTCATGCCCTTTGAGAACGAGCTGGTGGTGCTCGATGCCCCCGGCCCGGTGGTGCAGCAGCTGTTCGACTACGCTGCCCACAACAAAATGGCCGTGTCGGGCGCCACCTACACCATCACCTTCGACGGCATGCCCAAGGACATTCGTATCGGCGGCCAGCCCTTCGACGTCAACGAAAACCGGACCTACCCCATTGCCATTTCCGACTACCTGGCCACCGGCGGCGACAACATGCCGTTCTTCAAAACCATCGTGCCCCGCCACACCAACGTGCTGCTCCGCACTGCCATTGCCGACCACATCCGCGCCCTCACCAAAGCCGGCCAGCCCGTCGCGGCCCGCATCGAAGGCCGGGTAAGGGCTAATTAA
- a CDS encoding Fic family protein, with product MPLFTEINRLKADLDALRPLAPEQEQRVLQKFRLEWNYNSNAIEGNSLTLGETRSLLLHGLTAAGKPMRDHLDIKGHNEAVLWLEDFVRDERPLTEQFIRGMHEVLLGEAYYTPAQTATGQPTRKMIVPGQYKQQPNNVLTATGEMFYFASPEDTPAQMRDLVDWYRQQEAAPTMHPVALAAEFHYRFVRIHPFDDGNGRMSRLLMNLILLRHGYPMTVIKAADRNRYLAALSAADAGDPEPFLRFIIENVEDGLRLMIRAAKGESIEEPNDLDKKLALLKVHLLNSNKTAANAWDLTEQHLFYGQFLSSWIEDFLNQTTRFDFAFFGKTFYANVITLDDDEPANSNSGSLLSLASHLEEKLKANTLLKGLTIYSLWTGFKGLDQPGLALGVRFAFSSRDFEIIYTISDLHGDYRSFKSISFKKHETLLISDYKSDYDIAQISQANYQLANKVYDFIAAKVAEADTPPA from the coding sequence ATGCCCCTCTTCACTGAAATCAACCGCCTCAAAGCCGACCTCGACGCCCTGCGCCCTCTGGCCCCGGAACAGGAGCAGCGGGTGCTGCAAAAGTTTCGGCTTGAATGGAACTACAACTCCAATGCCATTGAGGGCAACTCCCTCACGCTGGGCGAAACTCGCTCACTGCTGTTGCACGGCCTCACGGCGGCCGGCAAGCCCATGCGCGACCACCTCGACATCAAGGGGCACAACGAAGCGGTGCTCTGGCTGGAAGATTTTGTGCGCGACGAGCGGCCCCTTACCGAGCAGTTTATCCGAGGGATGCACGAAGTGCTATTGGGCGAAGCCTACTACACCCCCGCCCAAACTGCCACCGGCCAGCCTACCCGCAAGATGATTGTGCCCGGCCAGTACAAGCAGCAGCCCAACAACGTGCTCACGGCCACCGGCGAGATGTTCTACTTCGCCAGCCCTGAAGACACCCCGGCCCAAATGCGCGACCTCGTGGACTGGTACCGCCAGCAAGAAGCTGCCCCCACGATGCACCCCGTGGCCCTGGCCGCCGAGTTTCACTACCGCTTCGTCCGCATCCATCCCTTCGACGACGGCAACGGCCGCATGTCGCGCCTGCTGATGAACCTGATTCTGCTGCGCCACGGCTACCCCATGACCGTCATCAAAGCCGCCGACCGCAACCGCTACCTCGCCGCCCTCTCCGCCGCCGATGCCGGCGACCCCGAGCCCTTCCTACGCTTCATCATCGAAAACGTGGAGGATGGATTGCGGCTAATGATTCGCGCCGCGAAGGGAGAATCGATTGAAGAACCGAACGACTTGGATAAGAAGTTGGCGCTGCTGAAAGTCCACTTATTAAATAGCAATAAAACAGCTGCAAATGCATGGGACTTAACTGAACAGCACCTTTTTTATGGGCAGTTTTTAAGCTCATGGATTGAAGATTTCCTCAACCAGACTACAAGATTTGATTTCGCATTTTTTGGAAAGACATTCTATGCTAACGTCATTACCTTGGATGATGACGAACCAGCTAATTCAAATTCTGGCAGCTTACTCTCACTTGCGTCTCATCTAGAGGAAAAGCTTAAGGCAAATACATTATTGAAGGGATTAACAATATATAGTCTGTGGACTGGGTTCAAAGGTCTAGACCAACCTGGATTGGCATTGGGAGTAAGATTCGCTTTTAGCTCACGTGATTTTGAGATAATCTATACTATCAGTGATTTGCATGGCGATTATCGGAGTTTTAAGTCCATAAGCTTTAAAAAACATGAAACACTATTGATATCAGATTATAAGTCTGATTATGACATCGCTCAAATCTCCCAAGCTAATTACCAACTCGCCAACAAAGTCTACGACTTCATTGCCGCCAAAGTAGCTGAGGCCGACACGCCTCCCGCCTAA
- a CDS encoding RNA-binding domain-containing protein yields the protein MALPVNIDQLLGGQVVEWARLEFKRSWNPEDAIHTICAFANDLENWGGGYLIIGVAEQGGQPVLPPLGLQPALVDTIQKDLMDLCYQLTPTYFPLVEPVEYQNKLVLIIWAPGGENRPYKAPLKLSKENRGQKEYYVRHFASTTRANPDEQRRLLDLTAKIPFDDRINQHASLDDLSLGLIREHLREIKSKLADEAATMPFEELCRQMRIASGPPEYLKPLNIGLLMFNEHPEQFFPGAAIEIIIYAGETGKSFTEKRFTGPLPQQLRQALAFLQTQVLKEEVRKLPDQAEAQRFVNYPFSALEESLANAVYHRSYELPNTIEVSVRPTRIEILSFPGALPPVTPEQLRSGARIVARDYRNRRVGDFLKELHLTEGRATGLPDIRTAMQANGSPLPSFEMDADRLSFLTTLKIHPAYNPNSEAEALRALREARLKRLLEEPPTDQ from the coding sequence ATGGCATTACCAGTAAATATCGACCAACTTCTGGGTGGCCAGGTAGTCGAATGGGCGCGGTTGGAATTTAAGCGTAGCTGGAATCCAGAAGATGCTATCCATACGATTTGCGCATTTGCCAACGACCTGGAAAACTGGGGCGGTGGTTACCTTATTATTGGTGTAGCTGAGCAAGGCGGCCAACCGGTATTACCTCCTCTAGGCTTGCAACCAGCACTGGTTGATACCATCCAGAAGGACCTGATGGATTTATGCTATCAACTAACACCAACCTATTTCCCCTTAGTAGAACCCGTAGAGTATCAAAATAAACTTGTACTGATTATCTGGGCTCCAGGAGGTGAAAACCGTCCTTACAAGGCCCCGCTCAAATTATCAAAAGAGAACAGGGGACAAAAGGAATATTACGTCAGGCATTTTGCCAGTACAACCCGGGCCAATCCGGACGAGCAACGAAGGCTCTTAGACCTAACTGCTAAAATTCCATTTGATGACCGAATCAATCAGCACGCGTCGTTGGACGATTTGAGCCTTGGTCTGATTCGCGAACACCTACGCGAAATCAAAAGCAAACTGGCCGACGAAGCCGCCACGATGCCATTTGAGGAACTATGCCGCCAAATGCGCATTGCCAGTGGCCCACCTGAGTATCTCAAGCCACTTAATATTGGACTGCTCATGTTTAATGAGCACCCCGAGCAATTCTTTCCCGGCGCGGCTATCGAAATAATCATTTATGCCGGCGAAACGGGAAAGAGCTTCACGGAGAAGCGTTTTACAGGCCCATTGCCACAGCAGTTGCGGCAGGCATTGGCCTTCCTGCAGACCCAGGTACTGAAAGAGGAAGTACGAAAATTGCCCGACCAGGCAGAAGCACAACGATTCGTCAATTACCCCTTTTCTGCGCTGGAAGAATCATTAGCTAATGCCGTTTACCACCGGAGCTATGAGCTACCCAATACCATCGAAGTCAGTGTACGCCCAACCAGAATCGAAATACTCAGCTTTCCCGGAGCCTTGCCACCTGTCACACCCGAGCAATTACGGAGTGGGGCCCGAATTGTAGCGCGTGATTATCGTAACCGGCGCGTGGGTGATTTTCTAAAAGAACTGCACCTGACCGAAGGCAGAGCTACAGGCCTGCCCGACATTCGAACAGCTATGCAAGCCAATGGCTCACCACTGCCTTCGTTTGAAATGGATGCTGACCGGTTATCTTTTCTAACCACATTAAAAATACACCCAGCTTACAATCCAAATAGTGAAGCCGAAGCATTACGAGCACTACGGGAGGCTAGGTTAAAACGCTTGCTGGAAGAACCACCCACCGACCAATAA
- a CDS encoding outer membrane beta-barrel protein: MGTVDYKPAALRGYGLANGQQYETRLVPTTDSMGKPAQRQLFLELLVGGRASLYTRRDAYDEVHYYLYLAQAGAGPVQELENRVVKRGYAANEAANVIPVYRKTLSEAFRDCFAVQPSLPKLEYTASSLAQVVRRYNACSEPEAVFKSKDTNALKREGAAVAFGVVGGIYKTSMKFQGEISLRNGTYTSTSPAFGIYFSSTFPELNRNLELRIDALYQKLDYSDLYVAKGFSSVELREQASLQFQRLLVPLQLRYYFRTNLLRPYVFAGVHGSYLLSYSTQLRSEYTAGGVPVVTNKEALNPGIIGKSDYGVLGGAGLSFKAGKRRAIGFELRAERNGGFVSSPTISAPIIQYGGLVSIQLF, from the coding sequence GTGGGCACCGTTGATTATAAGCCCGCCGCATTGCGAGGCTATGGCTTGGCCAACGGCCAGCAGTACGAAACACGCTTGGTTCCGACAACCGATTCCATGGGGAAACCCGCGCAACGACAGCTGTTTTTAGAACTGTTGGTTGGAGGGCGAGCAAGCCTCTACACCCGGCGCGATGCCTACGATGAGGTGCACTACTACCTCTACCTGGCACAGGCCGGGGCTGGCCCTGTGCAGGAGCTCGAAAATCGTGTTGTCAAACGCGGATATGCAGCAAACGAAGCAGCCAACGTGATTCCTGTTTATCGGAAAACGCTATCAGAAGCCTTCCGCGACTGCTTTGCCGTCCAGCCGTCGTTACCCAAATTGGAATATACGGCAAGCAGCCTGGCCCAAGTAGTGCGTCGTTACAATGCTTGCTCAGAACCAGAAGCCGTTTTTAAGTCTAAGGACACGAATGCCCTTAAGCGGGAAGGGGCGGCCGTCGCATTCGGGGTTGTGGGCGGAATCTACAAAACCAGCATGAAATTTCAGGGCGAAATCTCCCTTCGGAACGGCACCTACACCAGCACTTCGCCTGCGTTTGGGATTTACTTTTCCTCGACCTTTCCGGAGCTAAACCGCAACCTGGAACTGCGCATTGACGCGCTCTACCAAAAGCTGGATTACAGTGATTTGTACGTGGCAAAGGGATTCTCAAGCGTGGAACTGCGCGAGCAGGCCTCGCTGCAGTTTCAGCGCCTGCTGGTCCCGTTGCAGCTCCGCTATTATTTCCGCACCAATTTGCTTCGCCCTTACGTTTTTGCCGGCGTCCACGGAAGCTATTTGTTGAGTTATTCTACCCAGTTGCGGTCCGAGTACACGGCGGGCGGGGTTCCCGTGGTTACCAACAAAGAGGCTCTCAACCCCGGCATCATTGGGAAGTCAGATTACGGCGTGCTGGGCGGCGCGGGGCTTTCGTTTAAAGCAGGGAAAAGGCGCGCTATTGGGTTTGAGTTGCGCGCAGAGCGCAACGGCGGCTTTGTAAGCAGCCCTACCATTAGTGCTCCCATTATTCAATACGGCGGATTGGTGAGCATTCAGCTCTTTTAA
- the scpA gene encoding methylmalonyl-CoA mutase: MKPDFSSIPYNAAAAPATSVAPETAATTTPEGIAIKPVYTAADVAHLDHLGFGAGQAPYLRGPYASMYTQNPWTIRQYAGFSTAEESNAFYRRNLAGGQKGLSVAFDLATHRGYDSDHPRVQGDVGKAGVAIDSVEDMKILFDQIPLDQMSVSMTMNGAVLPVLAFYIVAAEEQGVSAEKLSGTIQNDILKEFMVRNTYIYPPAPSMRIIADIFSYTAARMPKFNSISISGYHMQEAGATADLEMAYTLADGLEYVRAGLAAGMKIDEFAPRLSFFWAIGMNHFMEIAKLRAGRLLWAKLIKQFNPTNPKSLALRTHCQTSGYSLTEQDPYNNVARTAIEALAAALGGTQSLHTNALDEAIALPTDFSARIARNTQLYLQHETDITKVVDPWGGSYYVETLTHELADKAWALIQEVEALGGMAKAIETGLPKLRIEEAAARKQARIDSGKEIIVGVNKYQTTEKTEVEVLDIDNDAVRESQIARLKTVRANRDEVAVKVALAALTEAAGVRLNDLAADANKDAHNLLALAVTAARARATLGEISDALEAQFGRHQATTRTVAGVYSQEMSHNEAFEQARAAADAFAAREGRRPRMLVAKMGQDGHDRGAKIIATSFADVGFDVDLAPLFQTPAEVARQAADNDVHVVGVSSLAAGHKTLLPQLLHELKQLGREDILVIAGGVIPAQDYQFLYDAGVAGVYGPGTVIATAALEILGKLGE, encoded by the coding sequence ATGAAGCCCGACTTCTCTTCGATTCCCTACAACGCCGCTGCGGCCCCCGCCACCAGCGTTGCGCCCGAAACCGCTGCTACCACCACGCCCGAAGGCATTGCCATCAAGCCCGTGTACACGGCGGCTGATGTGGCGCACCTCGACCACCTGGGCTTTGGGGCCGGACAGGCGCCCTACCTGCGTGGGCCCTACGCTTCTATGTACACGCAGAACCCGTGGACCATCCGGCAGTACGCGGGCTTCTCGACGGCGGAGGAATCGAACGCCTTTTACCGGCGCAACCTGGCCGGCGGGCAGAAAGGCCTGAGTGTGGCCTTCGACCTGGCCACCCACCGCGGCTACGATTCCGACCACCCCCGCGTGCAGGGCGACGTGGGCAAGGCCGGCGTGGCCATCGATTCGGTGGAGGACATGAAAATCCTCTTCGACCAGATTCCGCTGGACCAGATGTCGGTGAGCATGACCATGAACGGGGCGGTGCTGCCGGTGCTGGCCTTCTACATTGTGGCGGCCGAGGAGCAGGGCGTGAGTGCGGAAAAGCTGTCGGGCACCATTCAGAACGACATTCTGAAGGAGTTCATGGTGCGCAACACCTACATCTACCCGCCCGCGCCGAGCATGCGCATCATCGCCGATATTTTCAGCTACACGGCGGCCCGGATGCCCAAGTTCAATTCCATCAGCATCTCGGGCTACCACATGCAGGAGGCCGGCGCCACCGCCGACCTAGAGATGGCCTACACCCTGGCCGACGGCCTGGAGTACGTGCGGGCCGGCCTGGCGGCGGGCATGAAGATTGACGAGTTTGCCCCGCGGCTGAGCTTCTTCTGGGCCATCGGCATGAACCACTTTATGGAGATTGCCAAGCTGCGCGCCGGGCGCCTGCTCTGGGCCAAGCTCATCAAGCAGTTCAACCCCACCAACCCCAAGAGCCTGGCTTTGCGTACCCACTGCCAGACCTCGGGCTACTCCCTCACCGAGCAGGACCCCTACAACAACGTGGCCCGCACCGCCATTGAGGCGCTGGCTGCGGCCCTGGGTGGCACCCAGAGCCTGCACACCAACGCCCTCGACGAGGCCATTGCGCTGCCCACCGACTTCTCGGCCCGCATTGCCCGCAACACCCAACTCTATCTGCAGCACGAAACCGACATTACTAAAGTGGTGGACCCCTGGGGCGGCAGCTACTACGTCGAAACCCTCACCCACGAGTTGGCCGATAAGGCCTGGGCGCTCATTCAGGAGGTAGAGGCGCTGGGTGGCATGGCCAAGGCCATCGAAACGGGTCTGCCCAAGCTGCGCATCGAGGAAGCGGCCGCTCGCAAGCAGGCCCGCATTGACTCGGGCAAGGAAATCATTGTGGGTGTGAACAAATACCAAACCACCGAAAAAACGGAGGTCGAAGTGCTCGACATCGACAACGACGCCGTGCGCGAAAGCCAGATTGCCCGTCTGAAAACCGTGCGCGCCAACCGCGACGAGGTAGCCGTAAAAGTAGCCCTGGCCGCCCTCACCGAAGCCGCCGGCGTGCGCCTGAACGACTTGGCCGCCGACGCCAACAAAGACGCCCATAACCTGCTGGCCCTGGCCGTCACCGCCGCCCGTGCCCGCGCCACCCTCGGCGAAATCTCCGATGCGCTGGAAGCCCAGTTTGGTCGGCACCAGGCCACCACGCGCACCGTGGCGGGCGTGTATTCCCAGGAAATGAGCCATAACGAAGCCTTCGAGCAGGCCCGCGCCGCCGCCGATGCCTTTGCCGCCCGCGAAGGCCGCCGCCCCCGCATGCTGGTGGCCAAAATGGGCCAGGATGGCCACGACCGCGGCGCCAAAATCATTGCCACCAGCTTCGCCGACGTGGGCTTCGACGTCGACCTGGCCCCCCTCTTCCAAACGCCCGCCGAAGTAGCCCGTCAGGCCGCCGACAACGACGTGCACGTGGTGGGCGTGAGCAGCCTCGCCGCCGGCCACAAAACCCTGCTGCCCCAACTGCTGCATGAACTAAAGCAGCTCGGCCGCGAAGACATCCTGGTGATTGCCGGCGGCGTCATCCCCGCCCAGGACTACCAGTTCCTCTACGACGCGGGCGTGGCCGGCGTGTACGGCCCCGGCACGGTCATCGCCACCGCGGCGCTGGAGATTCTGGGGAAGCTGGGGGAATGA
- a CDS encoding methylmalonyl-CoA mutase family protein — MSDTPAAAPVSFAEFSAVTTAEWQARLARDLKGQDPAALRWPLPDGFAVEPFYHREALAALGGAPAPLPHPQRPWLNVPAIQVPAGDGRAAVDQAVLALSSGADGVHFILTDASAFAAHYLAEQLPLARAFVGYTVVDKPDVLLSQLVDAAPGTAFRGFLRFAPGPVPEGAELADYRTALRRCVHLTTGMPDFRALAVNGAFFGNRGATTVQQIAFTLNTAAALLAELPDAETTLAEVAAALHLHVAITPSYFPEIAKLRALRRLWATLLHGFGLPAGLSARLRIHAATATWTMTTLDPHTNLLRHTTEAMSAVLGGADSLSVAPFDALFAEANDFSSRLARNLSILLREESGLGQVQDPAAGSYYLETLTDQLAQEAWLQFQRLEAAGGLPAARGQMLDEIKAVTTETFRRIASGQQVVVGTNRFQNQREQFSFHPKKLLRSSSFDVTRAAYPTEVLRLATALHFERREKKSKRAAVVLLGTNTNQVIMETFVQMLMPHERPEIAASHPLGTLSVLYSSPEEATLMYATPEQFQKFARFIYQIPPEKQQFIPPALLSSDLATLHEAVRVFGFKEMKVQGYTTEEVLARLQGR; from the coding sequence ATGTCTGATACCCCGGCCGCCGCGCCCGTTTCTTTTGCCGAATTTTCGGCCGTGACCACCGCCGAATGGCAGGCCCGCCTCGCCCGCGACCTCAAGGGCCAAGACCCGGCCGCGCTGCGCTGGCCCCTGCCCGACGGCTTCGCCGTGGAGCCCTTTTACCACCGCGAGGCCCTGGCCGCGCTGGGCGGCGCCCCCGCTCCCCTGCCCCACCCCCAGCGCCCGTGGCTGAACGTGCCGGCCATTCAGGTGCCGGCCGGCGACGGCCGCGCGGCCGTGGACCAAGCCGTGCTGGCCCTGAGCAGCGGTGCCGACGGCGTGCATTTCATTTTGACCGACGCCTCGGCTTTTGCCGCTCATTATCTGGCCGAGCAGTTGCCGCTGGCCCGCGCCTTCGTGGGCTACACCGTGGTCGACAAGCCCGACGTGCTGCTGAGCCAGCTCGTAGACGCTGCGCCCGGCACGGCGTTCCGTGGCTTCCTGCGCTTTGCGCCCGGCCCGGTGCCCGAGGGTGCCGAGCTGGCTGACTACCGCACCGCCCTGCGGCGCTGCGTGCACCTCACCACCGGCATGCCCGATTTCCGTGCCCTGGCCGTAAATGGCGCCTTTTTTGGCAACCGCGGGGCCACCACCGTGCAGCAGATTGCCTTCACCCTGAACACTGCCGCCGCCCTGCTGGCCGAGCTGCCCGACGCCGAAACGACCCTGGCCGAAGTAGCCGCGGCCCTACACCTGCACGTGGCCATCACGCCCAGCTACTTCCCCGAGATTGCCAAGCTGCGCGCCCTGCGCCGGCTGTGGGCCACGCTGCTGCACGGCTTTGGCCTGCCGGCGGGCCTGAGTGCCCGCCTGCGCATTCACGCGGCCACGGCCACCTGGACCATGACCACGCTGGACCCGCACACCAACCTGCTGCGCCACACCACCGAGGCCATGAGCGCCGTGCTGGGCGGGGCCGACTCGCTGAGCGTGGCGCCCTTCGACGCCTTGTTTGCCGAGGCCAACGACTTTTCGAGCCGCCTGGCCCGCAACCTGTCCATACTGCTGCGCGAGGAATCGGGCCTGGGCCAGGTGCAGGACCCGGCCGCCGGTTCCTACTACCTCGAAACCCTCACCGACCAGCTGGCCCAGGAAGCATGGCTGCAGTTTCAGCGCCTGGAGGCGGCCGGGGGGCTGCCCGCGGCGCGGGGGCAGATGCTGGACGAAATCAAGGCAGTGACCACCGAAACCTTCCGGCGTATTGCCAGCGGCCAGCAGGTGGTGGTGGGCACCAACCGCTTCCAGAACCAGCGGGAGCAGTTCAGCTTTCACCCCAAGAAGCTGCTGCGCTCCTCGTCCTTCGACGTGACCCGCGCCGCCTACCCCACCGAGGTGCTGCGCCTGGCCACGGCTCTGCACTTCGAGCGCCGCGAGAAGAAAAGCAAGCGCGCCGCCGTGGTGCTGCTGGGCACCAACACCAACCAGGTGATTATGGAAACCTTCGTGCAGATGCTGATGCCGCACGAGCGGCCCGAAATAGCGGCCAGTCACCCGCTGGGCACATTGTCGGTGCTATACTCCTCGCCCGAGGAGGCCACGCTGATGTACGCCACGCCCGAGCAGTTCCAAAAGTTCGCCCGCTTCATTTACCAGATTCCGCCCGAGAAGCAGCAATTCATTCCACCGGCCCTGCTTAGCTCCGATCTAGCCACCTTGCACGAGGCTGTGCGGGTGTTTGGCTTCAAAGAAATGAAGGTGCAAGGCTACACCACAGAAGAGGTGCTGGCCCGCTTGCAGGGGCGGTAG